The following coding sequences lie in one Geitlerinema sp. PCC 9228 genomic window:
- the rpsN gene encoding 30S ribosomal protein S14 — protein sequence MARKSLVERDKKRRRMVEKYAAKRQELKEAFKNAESQEEKMEIHRQLQRLPRNSAPSRVRNRCWKTGRAHGYYRDFGLARNAMRDMAHRGLLPGVVKSSW from the coding sequence ATGGCCAGGAAAAGCTTGGTAGAACGAGACAAGAAACGCCGTCGCATGGTGGAAAAATACGCCGCCAAACGACAAGAACTGAAAGAGGCTTTCAAGAACGCCGAAAGCCAAGAAGAGAAAATGGAAATCCATCGCCAGCTACAGCGTTTGCCTCGCAATAGCGCTCCCTCGCGCGTGCGCAATCGTTGCTGGAAAACCGGTCGCGCTCATGGTTACTACCGCGATTTTGGTTTGGCGCGCAATGCGATGCGGGATATGGCACACCGGGGATTGCTGCCTGGTGTGGTGAAGTCTAGCTGGTAA
- a CDS encoding ABC transporter substrate-binding protein, whose amino-acid sequence MKISIWPRWLAIFLVVLSTLAVSGCDLDRFKTTAAEEPQLVDSVLSEPKTFNAALSNESPNIFGFTYEGLVTLNYNTQEIEPALAESWRISENNKEIIFTLREGLQWSDGEPLTAADVDFTFNRIYFNEEIPTSTRDVLRIGKEGKLPEVTQISDREVKFTVPQPFAPFLRTIGSVTILPKHALEDTLEPKTEGGDLPFLSTWGIDTDPQKIVFSGPYVLEGYNTSQRLQFRRNPYYWREDQQGNAQPYIERINWEIVENQDTALLQFRSGGLDTVSVSPQNFSLLKQEEERNNFTIYNGGPTASKSFIFFNLNRASRGGEPLVTPYKSRWFTNVKFRRAIAYGINRSKMLNNIFRGLGQKQHSPISVQSPYYYSPEEGLKTYDYDPEKAKELLFSIGFRTNENGEMYDGEGHRVEFTLLTNAGNQTRESMGAQIKQDLAQIGIKVNFQPISFNTLVTKLSSTRDWECVILGLTGGVEPNNGANVWLPEGRLHMFNQGPQPGDDSPLKGWKVTDWERKIGDLYIQGAQELNEEKRKEIYAETQQLTQEYLPFIYLVNSLAMSAIRDRVRGVDYSALGGAYWNIYELEIVE is encoded by the coding sequence ATGAAAATCAGTATTTGGCCTCGCTGGTTGGCGATTTTCTTGGTGGTTTTGAGTACCTTGGCGGTTTCTGGTTGCGATTTGGACCGGTTTAAAACAACCGCTGCCGAAGAACCCCAACTTGTGGATAGCGTTCTCAGCGAACCCAAAACGTTTAATGCTGCCCTCAGCAATGAGTCTCCCAATATTTTTGGCTTCACCTACGAGGGGTTGGTTACCCTAAATTACAATACTCAGGAAATCGAACCGGCTTTGGCGGAATCTTGGCGGATTTCTGAGAACAATAAGGAAATTATTTTTACCTTGCGGGAAGGGTTGCAATGGTCGGATGGGGAACCCCTGACGGCTGCCGATGTGGATTTTACGTTCAATCGGATTTATTTTAACGAGGAGATTCCTACCAGTACCCGCGATGTTTTGCGGATTGGCAAGGAAGGAAAATTGCCGGAAGTGACTCAAATTAGCGATCGCGAGGTGAAATTCACCGTTCCCCAACCTTTTGCCCCGTTTTTGCGTACCATTGGCAGTGTTACCATTTTACCCAAACATGCCCTGGAAGATACCCTAGAACCGAAAACCGAAGGGGGCGATTTGCCGTTTTTGTCAACTTGGGGCATCGATACCGACCCGCAGAAGATTGTTTTTAGCGGTCCTTACGTTCTGGAAGGATACAATACCAGCCAACGGTTGCAATTTCGCCGCAATCCCTACTACTGGCGCGAAGACCAGCAGGGCAATGCCCAACCCTATATCGAACGTATCAATTGGGAAATTGTGGAAAATCAAGATACGGCGTTGCTACAATTTCGTTCCGGCGGTTTGGATACGGTAAGCGTTTCTCCCCAGAATTTTTCTCTGCTCAAACAAGAAGAAGAACGCAACAATTTTACGATTTACAACGGCGGTCCTACGGCTTCCAAATCATTTATTTTCTTCAATCTCAATCGCGCTAGCCGTGGCGGCGAACCGCTGGTGACGCCCTACAAATCCCGTTGGTTTACGAATGTCAAATTCCGCCGTGCCATTGCTTACGGGATTAACCGTTCTAAAATGCTGAACAATATTTTTCGCGGTTTGGGGCAAAAACAGCATTCGCCGATTTCCGTGCAAAGTCCTTACTATTATTCTCCGGAAGAAGGGTTAAAAACCTACGATTACGACCCGGAAAAAGCGAAGGAGTTGCTGTTTTCCATTGGATTTAGAACCAACGAAAATGGGGAAATGTACGATGGCGAAGGGCATCGCGTGGAGTTTACATTGCTGACCAATGCTGGTAACCAAACCCGGGAATCTATGGGGGCACAAATTAAACAAGATTTAGCCCAAATTGGGATTAAGGTTAATTTCCAGCCTATTTCTTTTAATACGTTGGTGACGAAGTTAAGCAGTACCCGCGATTGGGAATGCGTGATTTTGGGATTGACGGGTGGTGTGGAACCCAATAATGGTGCCAATGTTTGGCTGCCGGAAGGTCGCTTGCATATGTTCAATCAAGGTCCACAACCAGGAGACGATTCGCCTTTGAAAGGATGGAAAGTTACTGATTGGGAACGGAAAATTGGCGATTTGTACATTCAAGGGGCGCAGGAGTTAAATGAGGAAAAACGCAAGGAAATTTATGCCGAAACCCAACAATTAACCCAGGAATATTTGCCGTTTATTTATTTGGTCAATTCCCTGGCTATGTCGGCAATTCGCGATCGCGTGCGCGGTGTTGACTATTCAGCGTTAGGCGGTGCGTATTGGAACATTTACGAACTGGAAATTGTGGAGTAG
- a CDS encoding diguanylate cyclase, with protein MVRGSLKKTGDCRQQVAWLSGVVGGTMLVGILWWGQPFGLGKRLPKRPMVTSPKVEMHSKRDRLGKGRGCYCQLPTFSETNTTIVHHLPKYGVKSPQVDAASSFSSVVILVGIGLGVDLVVLLVAGLGAVLLVVVARFLQMAIAKLHKIEAENQRLSRELAQRWETEMTLQRVNQHLEALLLKATNERLQQTQQQEGQYLQAQNTLLLFERLAGALVEEVSEKEFIERGLQWLGDRFFPDLRLTYIVETEAGLAVLGCVSPDNNYATRGQGHEILAFLSEMHGCQQLLANQSLVIENVRDWVRTKHEHSYLTITELKTSQAILLVSLPSNQGRDFVCVDAAVPRRWQEREISLLQQVGVYMRLARQKAALTQQLAETQRAKQEKEARFRQMAENVQEVFWVATPERKQVLYASRAYETIWGRQRQSLYEIPYAWLESIHSSDRQRVAEALTQPLFGDLTQEYRIVRPDGKVVWIRDRAFPIYDEKAEVSRIAGIATDISERKYAQMEAQLLQTINQSVHTTKDFAQTLTSVLKEICNLTGWEYAEAWMPEGKGLRCVCGWYGDRWELEHVYQHNLDLIFSLGEGLPGIVWQSGKAKWLHDRSQQDFDRSAHLKAVMEMGLQSGLGVPIVSNEQVVAVFLFFSYQTDPKDTQLLDLVATLANQLGLLLTHKQFETRLQEREEVLRLFVEHNPAAVAMLDRQMRYLVASRRWLQDYDLGDIDIVGRSHYDLFPNLATHWQTIHKSCLQGEVQSCEEEPFSRADGSLDWLRWEMHPWYDKTHIGGIIMFSEIITQRKQAEAELQRTNEQLQASVEKLEQNNQEITLLGQLSEILQACLHLEEAYKAIESFLPPLFPYCSGSVYILNRENYLADAIATWGTYVSSEAVFYPNDCWALRQWHPHFTNHSQDQLLCNHMHSEQVAESLCVPMTAQGKALGLLHLNAAQYGTLTEDRQQFAVTVSEHMSLALANLTLRETLQSQSICDSLTGLYNRRYLEEALEREIHRARRKTQSVGILMVDIDHFKRFNDNFGHEVGDAVLQEVGKLLMQNIRPGDIACRYGGEEMTLILPDTDLTVAKQRAEEIREAIKQLRLEYHPPQLGSITVSLGIACFPTHGSSGSVILQVADAALYAAKAQGRDRAVVAQTRGSA; from the coding sequence GTGGTAAGAGGGTCATTAAAAAAAACGGGGGATTGCCGACAGCAGGTGGCGTGGCTGTCTGGCGTGGTGGGGGGTACTATGTTGGTGGGCATCCTCTGGTGGGGTCAGCCGTTTGGGTTGGGCAAGCGGTTGCCAAAAAGGCCGATGGTGACTTCCCCGAAGGTAGAAATGCATAGCAAGCGCGATCGCTTGGGGAAGGGTAGGGGTTGCTATTGTCAATTACCAACATTTTCTGAAACCAATACGACGATTGTCCATCATCTTCCAAAATACGGAGTGAAAAGCCCGCAAGTAGATGCAGCTAGTTCTTTTAGCTCTGTTGTGATTCTTGTGGGTATTGGTTTGGGGGTTGACCTAGTTGTTTTGCTGGTTGCTGGTTTGGGGGCGGTTTTGCTGGTGGTGGTTGCCAGATTTTTGCAAATGGCGATCGCGAAGTTGCACAAGATAGAAGCAGAAAACCAACGCCTCTCTCGGGAATTGGCGCAACGCTGGGAAACGGAGATGACGCTGCAAAGGGTGAACCAGCATTTGGAAGCACTACTGTTAAAGGCAACCAACGAACGGCTGCAACAGACACAGCAGCAGGAGGGGCAATACCTACAAGCTCAGAATACGCTGCTTCTGTTCGAGCGTTTGGCAGGGGCTTTGGTGGAGGAGGTTTCCGAAAAGGAGTTTATCGAAAGAGGGTTGCAGTGGCTTGGCGATCGCTTTTTCCCCGATTTGCGGCTTACTTATATTGTCGAAACGGAAGCTGGTTTGGCAGTACTTGGTTGCGTATCACCGGATAACAACTATGCTACTCGCGGCCAGGGTCACGAGATCTTGGCTTTTCTGAGTGAAATGCACGGCTGCCAGCAGCTCCTAGCCAACCAATCCCTGGTGATTGAAAATGTTCGAGATTGGGTTCGCACCAAACACGAGCATAGCTACCTAACTATTACAGAGTTGAAAACATCCCAAGCGATTTTGTTGGTTTCCCTGCCCAGTAATCAAGGCAGGGATTTTGTATGCGTTGATGCTGCAGTTCCCCGTCGGTGGCAAGAAAGGGAAATTTCGCTTTTGCAACAGGTCGGAGTTTACATGCGCCTGGCACGACAAAAAGCAGCTTTGACCCAGCAACTGGCGGAAACTCAAAGGGCGAAGCAAGAAAAGGAGGCACGGTTTCGGCAAATGGCGGAAAACGTGCAGGAGGTGTTTTGGGTGGCTACCCCAGAACGCAAGCAAGTTCTGTATGCGAGCCGCGCTTACGAAACCATTTGGGGACGCCAGCGACAATCTTTGTATGAAATTCCCTACGCTTGGTTGGAAAGTATTCACAGCAGCGATCGCCAACGGGTAGCGGAAGCCTTGACCCAACCCCTATTTGGGGATTTGACCCAAGAATATCGCATCGTACGCCCCGATGGTAAGGTGGTTTGGATTCGCGATCGCGCTTTTCCCATTTACGATGAAAAGGCAGAAGTATCTCGTATTGCCGGAATTGCTACGGATATAAGCGAGCGCAAGTACGCACAAATGGAAGCGCAGCTTTTGCAAACCATCAACCAATCCGTTCATACTACCAAAGATTTTGCCCAAACCCTCACTTCCGTTCTCAAAGAAATCTGCAACTTGACTGGTTGGGAGTATGCCGAGGCTTGGATGCCGGAAGGGAAAGGGCTTCGCTGTGTCTGCGGTTGGTATGGCGATCGCTGGGAATTGGAGCATGTATACCAGCACAATTTGGATCTGATTTTTTCCTTGGGAGAAGGATTGCCGGGGATCGTTTGGCAGTCAGGCAAAGCCAAATGGCTGCACGATCGCTCCCAACAGGATTTCGATCGATCTGCACACCTCAAGGCGGTTATGGAAATGGGGTTGCAATCTGGATTGGGGGTGCCTATTGTGAGCAACGAGCAAGTGGTGGCGGTCTTTTTGTTTTTCTCCTATCAAACCGATCCCAAAGATACGCAACTTTTGGACTTGGTGGCGACCCTTGCTAATCAGTTGGGATTGCTGCTAACGCACAAGCAGTTTGAAACGCGGTTGCAAGAACGGGAAGAGGTATTGCGGCTGTTTGTGGAGCACAATCCAGCGGCAGTTGCCATGTTAGACCGGCAAATGCGCTATTTGGTAGCCAGCCGTCGCTGGCTACAAGATTACGATTTGGGGGATATTGACATTGTGGGGCGATCGCACTACGACCTGTTTCCCAATTTGGCAACTCACTGGCAAACTATCCACAAAAGCTGCTTGCAGGGAGAAGTTCAATCTTGTGAAGAAGAACCGTTTTCCCGTGCAGATGGTTCTCTAGATTGGCTGCGTTGGGAAATGCATCCTTGGTATGACAAAACTCATATCGGGGGCATTATCATGTTTTCGGAGATTATTACCCAGCGCAAGCAAGCAGAAGCCGAACTGCAACGCACCAACGAACAGTTACAAGCGTCTGTGGAAAAGCTAGAACAAAACAATCAGGAAATTACGCTTTTAGGGCAGTTAAGCGAAATTTTACAAGCTTGTTTGCATTTAGAGGAAGCCTATAAAGCGATCGAGTCTTTCCTACCACCTTTATTTCCTTACTGTAGTGGCAGCGTTTACATTCTCAATCGAGAAAACTATCTAGCCGATGCTATTGCCACATGGGGAACCTATGTTAGTAGCGAAGCTGTTTTTTATCCAAACGACTGTTGGGCATTGCGCCAGTGGCATCCTCATTTTACCAACCACAGTCAGGACCAACTTTTGTGCAACCACATGCATTCCGAGCAAGTGGCAGAATCTTTGTGCGTTCCCATGACCGCTCAAGGAAAAGCTTTGGGATTGCTGCATTTAAATGCTGCCCAATATGGAACCCTAACGGAAGACCGGCAGCAATTTGCGGTGACGGTTTCGGAACACATGTCGCTGGCGCTGGCGAATTTAACTTTGCGGGAAACGTTGCAAAGTCAAAGCATTTGCGACAGTCTGACTGGGTTGTACAATCGTCGCTATTTGGAAGAGGCTTTGGAACGGGAAATTCACCGCGCCCGGCGCAAAACGCAATCGGTAGGGATTTTGATGGTAGATATCGACCATTTTAAGCGATTTAACGATAATTTTGGTCACGAAGTTGGCGATGCGGTGTTGCAGGAAGTAGGGAAATTGTTAATGCAAAATATTCGCCCTGGGGATATTGCCTGTCGTTACGGTGGTGAGGAGATGACGTTAATTTTGCCAGACACTGATTTGACTGTAGCCAAACAACGAGCAGAAGAAATTCGCGAAGCTATCAAACAGTTGCGGTTGGAATACCATCCCCCGCAGTTGGGCTCGATTACAGTTTCGTTGGGGATCGCTTGTTTTCCCACTCACGGAAGTTCTGGTTCGGTGATTCTTCAGGTGGCGGATGCGGCTTTGTATGCGGCGAAGGCACAAGGGCGCGATCGCGCGGTGGTGGCTCAAACTCGTGGTTCTGCTTAG
- a CDS encoding NAD-dependent malic enzyme, producing the protein MVNLNPTSSFSVAIRLQLPNRAGMLANVTQAIAEVGGNLGQITLNEQTHTHTTREISVDASSSEHAEKIVDAVKAVPDIQVLNVHDRTFSLHQGGKISIVGKIPLNTQADLAMAYTPGVGRICKAIAEDPEQVYQLTIKQNTVAIVTDGSAVLGLGNLGASGALPVMEGKAMLFKNFANLDAFPICLATQDTEEIIQTVKNIAPVFGGINLEDISAPRCFEIEDRLHEEIDIPVFHDDQNGTAIVTLAALFNSLKLVNKSLADVRITINGAGAAGVAISRLLRQAGAGQILLCDSQGIVSKDRQNLTSQKQEFASPESGSLADAVNRSDVFIGVSVPGVLTPEMVKTMTSDAIVLAMANPIPEIQPELVSADVAVMATGRSDYPNQINNVLAFPGVFRGALDSRASKITATMCLEAANAIASLISPSHLHRDNVIPSVFDERVVTAVAAAVRQAARKEGIAGF; encoded by the coding sequence ATGGTCAACTTAAACCCCACCTCCAGCTTTAGCGTCGCCATTCGCTTGCAACTGCCCAACCGAGCTGGTATGCTAGCCAACGTCACCCAAGCGATCGCCGAAGTAGGCGGCAACCTGGGGCAAATCACCCTCAACGAACAAACCCACACCCACACCACCCGGGAAATTAGCGTCGATGCCTCCAGTTCCGAACACGCCGAAAAAATCGTCGATGCCGTCAAAGCCGTTCCCGACATTCAAGTTTTAAACGTCCACGATCGCACTTTCAGCCTGCACCAAGGGGGTAAAATTTCCATCGTCGGCAAAATCCCCTTAAACACCCAAGCCGACCTCGCCATGGCATATACCCCCGGCGTGGGTAGAATTTGTAAAGCCATCGCCGAAGACCCCGAACAAGTTTACCAACTCACCATCAAACAAAACACCGTCGCCATTGTCACCGATGGTAGTGCCGTGTTGGGATTGGGTAACCTAGGAGCATCAGGTGCCTTACCCGTGATGGAAGGCAAAGCCATGCTCTTTAAAAACTTCGCCAATTTGGATGCATTCCCCATCTGTTTGGCAACCCAAGACACCGAAGAAATTATCCAAACCGTGAAAAATATTGCCCCGGTTTTCGGCGGGATCAACCTAGAAGACATTTCTGCCCCCCGCTGCTTTGAAATTGAAGACCGCTTGCACGAAGAAATTGACATTCCCGTCTTCCACGACGACCAAAACGGCACTGCCATTGTCACGCTAGCTGCTTTGTTTAATTCCCTGAAATTGGTCAACAAATCCCTAGCCGACGTGCGCATTACCATCAACGGTGCTGGTGCTGCCGGCGTTGCCATCTCCCGGTTGTTGCGGCAAGCAGGTGCCGGGCAAATCCTACTGTGCGATTCCCAAGGGATCGTTTCCAAAGACCGGCAAAATCTCACTTCCCAAAAACAAGAATTTGCCAGCCCCGAATCGGGATCGCTGGCAGATGCGGTCAACCGCAGCGATGTGTTTATCGGGGTTTCTGTGCCTGGTGTGCTTACCCCAGAAATGGTCAAAACCATGACCAGCGATGCCATTGTGCTGGCAATGGCAAATCCCATTCCCGAAATTCAGCCGGAGTTGGTGTCAGCAGATGTAGCCGTGATGGCGACAGGGCGTAGCGACTATCCCAATCAAATTAACAATGTCTTGGCATTTCCCGGGGTTTTTCGCGGGGCATTAGATTCCCGCGCCAGCAAAATTACTGCCACCATGTGTCTGGAAGCTGCCAATGCCATTGCTTCTTTGATTTCCCCTTCCCATCTCCATCGCGATAATGTGATTCCCTCGGTTTTTGACGAGCGAGTAGTCACTGCTGTAGCGGCTGCCGTGCGTCAAGCAGCTCGTAAAGAGGGCATTGCCGGTTTTTAA
- a CDS encoding succinate dehydrogenase/fumarate reductase flavoprotein subunit encodes MLEHDVAIVGGGLAGCRAALEIARRNRNVSVAVIAKTHPIRSHSVAAQGGIAATLQNVDSEDSIESHAFDTVKGSDYLADQDAVEILAREAPEVVIDLEHMGVMFSRLENGKIAQRAFGGHSRNRTCYAADKTGHAILHELVNNLRRYGVTIYDEWYVMRLLQEDGETKGLVMYRIWDGEIAVMRAKAVMLATGGYGRVFNTTSNDFASTGDGLAMAARAGIPLQDMEFVQFHPTGLYPVGVLISEAVRGEGAYLRNSNSDRFMATYAPSKMELAPRDIASRAITQEIREGRGVYPDGTPGGPCVYLDLRHLGKEKIMSRIPFCAEEGHRLLGLDAVTQPFPVRPTAHYSMGGIPTNVDGQVRYSRDTLVPGLFAAGEVACVSVHGANRLGSNSLLECVVFGKRTGVAIANYVAQRKMPEIREEKYLETAQKQVQNWLDNSGDYRIQEIKQQLQDCMSEYCGVFRSETMMAQGIEKLQQIQAKCDRVYLDDKGKLWNTEIIEALELQNLAVVSQVILHSALHRRESRGAHYREDYPHRDDMHFLQHTLGYYSPAGVDVKYQPVTILQFQPQERTY; translated from the coding sequence ATGCTAGAACACGATGTTGCCATTGTTGGTGGTGGCTTGGCTGGCTGTCGCGCCGCGTTGGAAATTGCCCGTCGCAATCGAAATGTAAGCGTGGCGGTGATTGCCAAAACCCACCCCATCCGTTCCCACTCAGTTGCTGCCCAGGGAGGCATTGCCGCTACCCTGCAAAATGTAGACAGTGAGGATAGCATCGAATCCCACGCTTTCGATACCGTCAAAGGTTCCGACTACCTAGCAGACCAAGATGCAGTGGAGATTTTGGCGCGGGAAGCCCCAGAAGTGGTCATCGATTTGGAACACATGGGTGTCATGTTTTCCCGCCTGGAAAACGGTAAAATTGCCCAGCGTGCCTTTGGCGGTCACTCCCGCAACCGCACTTGCTACGCTGCCGATAAAACCGGTCATGCTATTTTACACGAGTTGGTGAACAACCTGCGTCGCTACGGGGTGACTATCTACGACGAATGGTATGTGATGCGCCTGCTGCAAGAAGACGGGGAAACTAAAGGGCTGGTCATGTACCGCATTTGGGATGGGGAAATTGCCGTCATGCGTGCCAAAGCCGTGATGCTGGCTACGGGGGGATATGGTCGGGTTTTCAATACTACTTCCAACGATTTTGCCTCCACAGGTGATGGTTTGGCGATGGCAGCGCGCGCGGGGATTCCCCTGCAGGATATGGAGTTCGTGCAGTTTCACCCCACGGGATTGTATCCGGTGGGGGTTTTGATCTCCGAGGCAGTGCGCGGGGAAGGGGCTTATTTACGCAATAGTAACAGCGATCGCTTTATGGCAACTTACGCTCCCAGTAAAATGGAACTAGCCCCCCGCGATATTGCTTCCCGTGCCATTACCCAAGAAATTCGCGAAGGTCGTGGCGTATATCCCGATGGTACACCAGGTGGTCCCTGCGTTTATCTAGATTTGCGCCATTTGGGCAAAGAAAAAATTATGAGCCGCATTCCGTTTTGTGCGGAAGAAGGGCATCGTTTGTTGGGGTTGGATGCGGTGACGCAACCGTTTCCCGTGCGACCCACTGCTCACTATTCCATGGGGGGCATTCCTACCAATGTAGACGGGCAAGTGCGCTACAGTAGAGATACGTTAGTACCGGGCTTGTTTGCCGCTGGGGAAGTGGCGTGCGTTTCCGTACATGGTGCCAATCGTTTGGGCAGCAATTCCTTGTTAGAATGCGTGGTGTTTGGCAAACGTACGGGAGTTGCGATCGCAAATTACGTTGCCCAGCGCAAAATGCCGGAAATTCGCGAGGAAAAATATTTGGAAACCGCGCAAAAACAGGTACAAAACTGGCTTGACAATTCCGGTGATTACCGCATTCAAGAAATCAAACAGCAATTGCAAGATTGCATGAGCGAATACTGCGGTGTCTTTCGCTCCGAAACCATGATGGCGCAAGGCATCGAAAAATTGCAACAAATTCAAGCAAAATGCGATCGCGTTTACCTCGACGATAAGGGCAAATTGTGGAATACAGAAATTATAGAGGCGTTGGAGTTACAGAACTTAGCTGTTGTCTCCCAAGTGATTCTGCATTCCGCCCTCCATCGTCGGGAAAGTCGCGGTGCGCATTATCGGGAAGATTATCCCCATCGAGACGATATGCACTTTTTGCAACATACCTTGGGATATTATTCTCCTGCTGGTGTGGATGTGAAATATCAACCAGTAACGATTTTGCAGTTTCAACCGCAAGAGCGAACCTATTGA
- a CDS encoding AAA family ATPase, producing the protein MSDTSLPTLIQKMQQPDFYPHPVQEPIQLIQTHISYVLLTGDYAYKVKKPLNLGFLDFSTLQQRHHFCQEELRLNQRGAQGWYLQVLPITQQGDSYQLNGDGETVEYTLQMKQFPQDGLFVDMLEQGKLTTAHMETVGKLTAQYHAKSQTNDYILSFGKPETIKASIDANYRQTEKYVNGPQTRKQLGQTKTYTDKIFQERAYLFQRRIEEKKIRECHGDLHLKNIALYNGEIILFDCIEFNESFRFVDTMYDVAFMVMDTESKERPDLGNAFLNTYLEQTGDWEGLPLLPLYLSRQAYVRAKVTSLLLDDANVPDSDKQAAAETAAHYYYLSWQYTQPTQGQMVMMSGLSGSGKSTVAKQVARHNRAIHLRTDAVRKHLAGIGVDQKGDDSIYTPEMSEKTYNRMLELGKMLAAEGWTVILDGKYDRVAYRKTVLDGAKSQNLPVTILHCTADEEVLRDRLNQRKGDIADATSDLLDSQKAKAEAFTQAEQPYVCSVDTTKDILAQLPENLKV; encoded by the coding sequence ATGAGCGACACCAGCTTGCCTACCTTAATTCAGAAAATGCAACAGCCGGATTTCTATCCCCATCCGGTGCAAGAACCCATCCAGCTTATACAAACCCATATTTCCTACGTACTGCTGACTGGCGACTACGCCTACAAAGTCAAAAAACCCTTAAACTTAGGCTTTCTGGACTTTTCCACCCTACAACAACGCCACCACTTCTGCCAGGAAGAACTGCGCCTCAACCAACGCGGTGCGCAAGGATGGTATTTACAAGTTTTGCCCATTACCCAACAAGGGGATAGCTACCAACTCAACGGAGATGGCGAAACCGTCGAATATACCCTACAAATGAAACAGTTTCCCCAAGATGGCTTGTTTGTAGACATGCTAGAACAAGGGAAACTCACCACCGCACACATGGAAACGGTGGGAAAGCTGACGGCACAATACCACGCCAAATCCCAAACCAACGACTATATTCTCTCCTTTGGCAAACCGGAAACCATCAAAGCATCCATTGACGCAAACTACCGACAAACCGAAAAGTACGTTAATGGTCCGCAAACCAGAAAGCAACTAGGTCAGACCAAAACCTATACTGACAAAATTTTCCAAGAACGTGCCTATTTGTTTCAACGCCGGATAGAGGAAAAGAAAATCCGCGAATGCCACGGAGATTTGCACTTGAAAAATATTGCCCTCTACAACGGCGAAATTATTTTATTTGATTGCATCGAATTTAACGAGTCGTTCCGGTTTGTGGATACCATGTACGATGTGGCGTTTATGGTTATGGATACCGAATCCAAGGAACGACCGGATTTGGGCAATGCGTTTCTCAATACCTATTTGGAACAAACGGGAGACTGGGAAGGGTTGCCCCTGTTGCCTTTGTACCTCAGCCGCCAAGCCTACGTCCGTGCGAAGGTAACATCTTTACTGCTGGATGATGCTAACGTTCCCGATAGCGACAAACAAGCAGCGGCGGAAACGGCAGCGCATTATTATTATTTGTCTTGGCAATATACCCAGCCTACCCAAGGGCAAATGGTGATGATGTCGGGGTTGTCTGGGTCTGGCAAAAGTACGGTTGCCAAACAGGTTGCCCGCCACAATCGTGCCATTCATTTACGTACGGATGCGGTACGCAAGCATCTCGCTGGCATTGGTGTAGACCAAAAGGGGGATGATTCGATTTATACGCCTGAAATGAGCGAGAAAACTTACAATCGGATGCTAGAGTTGGGCAAAATGCTGGCGGCGGAAGGTTGGACGGTGATTTTGGATGGTAAATACGACCGGGTGGCGTATCGGAAAACGGTTCTGGATGGGGCGAAATCCCAGAATTTGCCGGTGACGATTTTACATTGTACGGCGGATGAGGAAGTTTTGCGCGATCGCCTCAACCAACGCAAAGGGGATATTGCCGATGCTACGTCGGATTTGCTGGATTCCCAAAAAGCGAAGGCGGAAGCTTTTACCCAAGCGGAACAACCCTATGTTTGCTCGGTTGATACCACTAAGGATATTTTGGCGCAGTTGCCGGAGAATTTAAAAGTCTAG